One region of Baekduia soli genomic DNA includes:
- a CDS encoding sugar transferase — translation MAEPLRRVFDVLVAATVLVITSPLLAAAIVAIRLESPGHPIYRQRRVGRDARPFDVLKLRTMVSGAEKMGAGLAVDDGDSRITRVGALLRRTSVDELPNLVNVLRGEMSIIGPRPTVPVQVTQYSDRQRGRLALKPGITGWAQVNGRASLPWPERIELDLWYVEHRSLWLDLRILWLTARMLVTGHGLYKGDTGGWVDQA, via the coding sequence ATGGCCGAGCCCCTGCGCCGCGTCTTCGACGTCCTGGTCGCCGCGACCGTGCTGGTGATCACCTCGCCGCTGCTGGCCGCCGCGATCGTGGCGATCCGCCTGGAGTCGCCCGGGCACCCGATCTACCGCCAGCGCCGCGTGGGCCGCGACGCCCGCCCGTTCGACGTGCTCAAGCTGCGCACCATGGTCTCCGGGGCGGAGAAGATGGGCGCCGGGCTGGCCGTCGACGACGGGGACTCGCGGATCACCCGCGTCGGCGCGCTGCTGCGCCGCACGTCGGTCGACGAGCTGCCCAACCTCGTCAACGTCCTGCGCGGCGAGATGTCGATCATCGGCCCGCGCCCGACGGTGCCCGTGCAGGTGACGCAGTACAGCGACCGCCAGCGCGGGCGCCTGGCGCTCAAGCCGGGCATCACGGGCTGGGCACAGGTCAACGGCCGCGCGTCGCTGCCCTGGCCCGAGCGCATCGAGCTGGACCTCTGGTACGTCGAGCACCGGTCCCTGTGGCTGGACCTGCGGATCCTGTGGCTGACCGCGCGGATGCTCGTCACCGGCCACGGCCTCTACAAGGGGGACACCGGCGGATGGGTGGATCAGGCATGA
- a CDS encoding class E sortase: MTQGSPDPQAGDGGRVTPIGTRRTSVADLQQEIERLTAALQQAEQRRREAERTLFDVARLAAADAADLRARLAEAQAGLTAAPEAPADPGPQETAEVTAAAATPPVTPRRGGRARRIRRVVLAAGLTAGLLACVDGVLTIFWQEPLTALMQSRSQSSLRSDLGRLQQTFAAAPRLQRESDARRMVRQATTLLEHPRPAGSALGSIDIPRIGLKTVFVEATDHDALTKGPGHYKGTVLPGMTGTVGLAGHRTTYGAPFRHVDNLPPGTRIDIRMPYGRFVYRVTGTQITTPDDAASLRSQAGLHRLVLTACHPLYSAAKRIVVTARQVYAAPA; encoded by the coding sequence GTGACCCAGGGATCTCCTGACCCACAGGCCGGCGACGGCGGGCGCGTCACCCCCATCGGGACGCGCCGGACGTCCGTCGCCGACCTGCAGCAGGAGATCGAACGCCTCACCGCGGCGCTGCAGCAGGCCGAGCAGCGCCGCCGTGAAGCCGAGCGCACCCTCTTCGACGTCGCGCGGCTGGCCGCGGCCGACGCCGCGGACCTCCGCGCGCGCCTGGCCGAGGCCCAGGCCGGCCTGACCGCCGCGCCCGAGGCGCCCGCCGATCCCGGCCCGCAGGAGACCGCCGAGGTCACCGCGGCCGCCGCGACACCGCCCGTGACGCCCCGCCGGGGCGGCCGTGCACGCCGCATCCGCCGCGTCGTCCTCGCCGCCGGGCTGACCGCCGGGCTGCTGGCGTGCGTCGACGGCGTGCTGACGATCTTCTGGCAGGAGCCGCTGACCGCGCTGATGCAGTCGCGGTCGCAGTCCTCGCTGCGCAGCGACCTCGGCCGGCTGCAGCAGACCTTCGCCGCGGCCCCGCGCCTGCAGCGCGAGAGCGACGCCCGGCGGATGGTGCGCCAGGCCACCACGCTGCTCGAGCACCCGCGGCCCGCCGGCTCGGCGCTGGGCAGCATCGACATCCCGCGCATCGGGCTGAAGACCGTCTTCGTCGAGGCCACCGACCACGACGCCCTGACGAAGGGTCCCGGCCACTACAAGGGCACCGTGCTCCCGGGCATGACGGGCACGGTCGGCCTGGCCGGGCACCGCACGACGTACGGCGCGCCGTTCCGTCACGTCGACAACCTGCCCCCGGGAACGCGGATCGACATCCGGATGCCGTACGGTCGTTTCGTCTACCGCGTGACGGGCACGCAGATCACCACGCCCGACGACGCCGCGTCCCTGCGATCCCAGGCGGGTCTGCACCGTCTCGTGCTCACGGCATGCCATCCCCTGTACAGCGCCGCCAAGCGCATCGTGGTCACCGCCCGCCAGGTCTACGCGGCACCCGCCTGA
- the tkt gene encoding transketolase: MEAATSSASIDQLSVDTIRTLSMDGVQKANSGHPGLPMGMAPAAYVLFAKVMRHNPEDPDWPDRDRFVLSAGHGSMLLYSVLHLSGYDLPLDELKKFRQWGSLTPGHPERDRVHVTPGVEVTTGPLGQGFANGVGMALAERFLRERYGSEVMDHFTYAIVSDGDLMEGVASEAASLAGQYGLGKLIYLYDDNSISLDGPTSLSFDREDVAKRFEAYGWHVSEVHDANDVVALEAAITEGQRIADKPSLIRVTSIIGYPSPHKQGTSKAHGAALGEDEVRATKEVMGWDPDAHFLVPDGVYEQFAGDGRGAAAQAEWEERLATWRSANAELAREWDLAWEGGSYGGRPLPGLKDALRSMDWSDKDKIATRSAGQKVMAAFAPFVPTMVGGAADLSESTKTEFPGGDDERYSRAKAGRNMYFGVREHGMGGAVNGLAAHGGIVRPYGSTFLQFADYMRGSIRLGSLTGLRTAWVFTHDSVALGEDGPTHQPVEHLAGLRAIPGLTVLRPADARETAEAWRVILEDLEGPAALALSRQDLPILEIDPDGVGRGAYVVAPASGEARITLVGTGAEVHTAIEAQAILAGEGIAARVVSMPSWELFAGQDDAYRDEVLPATLPSVSVEAAITMGWERWVDRAVGIDRFGASAPGPEVLERLGITGEHVAQVAKDLLGAVSS, from the coding sequence ATGGAAGCCGCCACCTCATCCGCCTCGATCGACCAGCTCAGCGTCGACACCATCCGCACGCTCTCCATGGACGGGGTCCAGAAGGCCAACAGCGGGCATCCCGGGCTGCCGATGGGCATGGCCCCGGCGGCCTACGTGCTGTTCGCCAAGGTCATGCGCCACAACCCCGAGGACCCCGACTGGCCCGACCGCGACCGCTTCGTCCTGTCGGCCGGCCACGGCTCGATGCTGCTCTACAGCGTGCTGCACCTCTCGGGCTACGACCTCCCGCTGGACGAGCTCAAGAAGTTCCGCCAGTGGGGCTCGCTGACGCCGGGCCACCCCGAGCGCGACCGCGTGCACGTCACGCCGGGCGTCGAGGTGACGACGGGCCCGCTGGGCCAGGGCTTCGCCAACGGCGTGGGCATGGCGCTGGCCGAGCGCTTCCTGCGCGAGCGCTACGGCTCCGAGGTCATGGACCACTTCACCTACGCGATTGTCTCCGACGGCGACCTCATGGAGGGCGTGGCCTCCGAGGCCGCGTCGCTGGCCGGCCAGTACGGGCTGGGCAAGCTGATCTACCTCTACGACGACAACTCGATCTCGCTCGACGGCCCGACGTCGCTGAGCTTCGACCGCGAGGACGTCGCCAAGCGCTTCGAGGCCTACGGCTGGCACGTCTCCGAGGTGCACGACGCCAACGACGTCGTCGCGCTGGAGGCCGCGATCACCGAGGGCCAGCGCATCGCCGACAAGCCCTCGCTCATCCGCGTCACGTCGATCATCGGCTACCCCTCGCCGCACAAGCAGGGCACGAGCAAGGCCCACGGGGCCGCGCTGGGCGAGGACGAGGTCCGCGCGACCAAGGAGGTCATGGGCTGGGACCCCGACGCCCACTTCCTCGTCCCCGACGGGGTCTACGAGCAGTTCGCCGGCGACGGCCGCGGGGCCGCGGCCCAGGCCGAGTGGGAGGAGCGCCTGGCCACCTGGCGCTCGGCCAACGCCGAGCTGGCGCGGGAGTGGGACCTGGCGTGGGAGGGGGGGTCCTACGGCGGGCGGCCGCTGCCGGGCCTGAAGGACGCGCTGCGCTCGATGGACTGGAGCGACAAGGACAAGATCGCCACGCGCTCGGCGGGCCAGAAGGTCATGGCCGCCTTCGCGCCGTTCGTGCCCACGATGGTCGGCGGCGCCGCCGACCTCAGCGAGTCCACCAAGACGGAGTTCCCGGGTGGCGACGACGAGCGCTACAGCCGCGCGAAGGCCGGGCGCAACATGTACTTCGGCGTCCGCGAGCACGGCATGGGCGGCGCGGTCAACGGCCTGGCCGCCCACGGCGGGATCGTGCGGCCCTACGGCTCGACGTTCCTGCAGTTCGCCGACTACATGCGCGGCTCGATCCGCCTGGGGTCGCTGACGGGCCTGCGCACCGCATGGGTGTTCACGCACGACTCCGTCGCCCTCGGCGAGGACGGCCCGACCCACCAGCCCGTCGAGCACCTCGCCGGGCTGCGCGCGATCCCGGGCCTGACGGTCCTGCGCCCGGCCGACGCGCGCGAGACCGCGGAGGCGTGGCGCGTGATCCTCGAGGACCTCGAGGGTCCGGCGGCGCTGGCCCTCTCGCGGCAGGACCTGCCGATCCTCGAGATCGACCCCGACGGCGTCGGCCGCGGCGCCTACGTCGTGGCGCCCGCCTCCGGCGAGGCGCGCATCACGCTCGTCGGCACGGGCGCCGAGGTGCACACCGCCATCGAGGCGCAGGCCATCCTGGCCGGCGAGGGGATCGCCGCGCGCGTCGTGTCCATGCCGTCGTGGGAGCTGTTCGCCGGCCAGGACGACGCCTACCGCGACGAGGTGCTGCCGGCGACGCTGCCCAGCGTCTCCGTCGAGGCGGCGATCACCATGGGCTGGGAGCGCTGGGTCGACCGCGCGGTCGGGATCGACCGCTTCGGTGCCAGCGCGCCCGGGCCCGAGGTCCTCGAGCGCCTCGGCATCACCGGCGAGCACGTCGCCCAGGTCGCCAAGGACCTGCTGGGCGCCGTGAGCTCCTAG
- a CDS encoding DUF3105 domain-containing protein, with translation MSSRQEEKDRRRREREEREQAERTKASSRRRLQLVAGGVLAVAAIAAVVAAIVSGGSDNKGNASADIGAAAIPAQKITGFDAAIKASGCSFKTYPSEGREHLASNTAVYNRYRTNPPNSGPHRPVWAQDGVYTIANTPDKENTVHALEHGRIEYQFAVGTPEKTIQQLNALFNEKLKGVVGYHQLLFQNQTKMPFAVAAVAWTHVLGCKTMNPQVFDAFRAFRERFVDKGPELIP, from the coding sequence GTGTCGAGCCGCCAGGAAGAGAAGGACCGCCGCCGCCGCGAGCGCGAGGAGCGCGAGCAGGCCGAGCGCACCAAGGCGTCGTCGCGGCGGCGCCTGCAGCTCGTCGCCGGCGGCGTGCTGGCCGTCGCGGCGATCGCCGCCGTCGTGGCCGCGATCGTCTCCGGGGGCTCCGACAACAAGGGCAACGCCTCGGCCGACATCGGAGCCGCCGCGATCCCGGCCCAGAAGATCACCGGCTTCGACGCCGCGATCAAGGCGTCGGGCTGCTCGTTCAAGACCTACCCGAGCGAGGGCCGCGAGCACCTGGCCTCCAACACGGCCGTCTACAACCGGTACAGGACGAACCCGCCCAACTCCGGGCCGCACCGCCCGGTGTGGGCGCAGGACGGCGTCTACACGATCGCCAACACGCCCGACAAGGAGAACACGGTCCACGCGCTCGAGCACGGGCGCATCGAGTACCAGTTCGCCGTGGGGACGCCGGAGAAGACGATCCAGCAGCTCAACGCGCTGTTCAACGAGAAGCTCAAGGGCGTCGTGGGCTACCACCAGCTCCTGTTCCAGAACCAGACGAAGATGCCGTTCGCGGTGGCCGCCGTGGCCTGGACGCACGTGCTGGGCTGCAAGACGATGAACCCGCAGGTCTTCGACGCCTTCCGCGCGTTCCGCGAGCGGTTCGTCGACAAGGGCCCGGAGCTCATCCCGTAA
- a CDS encoding SDR family oxidoreductase, producing MAKQHRILAGQVAAVTGAARGIGRATAEAFLREGMKVAIGDLDLAVAQQTAAELGHGTIALPLNVTERASVHAFVDDVEAQLGPIDVLVNNAGIMQVGHRVWEEDDATTQRMIDINVNGVMFGIKEIVPRMLARGRGHVVNIASTAGKGGFPGGATYCGTKHYVVGVSEALRAELRGTGVDVSCVMPVVVNTELAAGLTESRGVKQVQPSDVADEIVTALKENRFDVFVPRSVAQITRVMNVLPRGGREAVSRALKADQVLANVDAGKRAAYELRAASSDPALDAGADPRQLTG from the coding sequence ATGGCCAAGCAGCACCGCATCCTCGCCGGTCAGGTGGCCGCCGTCACCGGCGCCGCCCGCGGGATCGGCCGCGCGACCGCCGAGGCCTTCCTGCGCGAGGGCATGAAGGTCGCGATCGGCGACCTCGACCTCGCCGTCGCGCAGCAGACCGCGGCCGAGCTGGGCCACGGGACGATCGCCCTGCCGCTCAACGTCACCGAGCGCGCCTCGGTCCACGCGTTCGTCGACGACGTCGAGGCGCAGCTGGGCCCGATCGACGTCCTCGTCAACAACGCGGGGATCATGCAGGTCGGCCATCGCGTGTGGGAGGAGGACGACGCCACGACGCAGCGGATGATCGACATCAACGTCAACGGCGTCATGTTCGGGATCAAGGAGATCGTCCCGCGCATGCTGGCCCGCGGTCGCGGCCACGTGGTGAACATCGCCTCGACCGCCGGCAAGGGCGGCTTCCCGGGCGGCGCGACCTACTGCGGCACCAAGCACTACGTCGTCGGGGTCTCCGAGGCGCTGCGGGCCGAGCTGCGCGGCACGGGCGTCGACGTCTCGTGCGTCATGCCCGTCGTCGTCAACACGGAGCTGGCCGCGGGCCTGACCGAGTCGCGCGGCGTCAAGCAGGTGCAGCCCTCCGACGTGGCCGACGAGATCGTCACGGCGCTGAAGGAGAACCGCTTCGACGTGTTCGTGCCGCGCTCGGTCGCGCAGATCACCCGCGTGATGAACGTCCTGCCACGCGGCGGGCGCGAGGCGGTCAGCCGGGCGCTGAAGGCCGACCAGGTCCTCGCCAACGTCGACGCGGGCAAGCGCGCGGCCTACGAGCTGCGGGCCGCGAGCTCGGACCCGGCGCTGGACGCCGGCGCCGACCCGCGCCAACTGACGGGCTAG
- a CDS encoding haloalkane dehalogenase: MRAVDHPLQGFPHPSRYTEIGGVRLAYLDLEPEGAGDAGPPVWFMHGEPTWSYLWREVIGPVRAAGHRCIAPDLAGFGRSDKPEDLEWYTYDRHTELMGALLEQLDLHDLTMVVHDWGGPIGLRLAVQHPDRIARLVILDTGLFTGEQRMTDNWLRFRDFVRRTEDLPISFLVDGATLRALGDEEKAAYDAPFETPASKAGARAFPLILPTDPSMPGAEAGRRVLDAMRADTRPKLVLWADQDPVLPLEGGRAFAKALGAPEPEVIAGAAHFLQEDAGAAIGQRIAAWLGDARPGGAGA; the protein is encoded by the coding sequence ATGCGCGCCGTCGACCATCCCCTGCAGGGCTTTCCGCACCCGAGCCGCTACACCGAGATCGGAGGCGTCCGCCTCGCCTATCTGGACCTCGAGCCCGAGGGGGCGGGCGACGCCGGCCCGCCCGTGTGGTTCATGCACGGTGAGCCGACGTGGTCCTACCTCTGGCGCGAGGTCATCGGCCCCGTCCGCGCCGCCGGCCACCGGTGCATCGCGCCCGACCTGGCGGGCTTCGGGCGCTCGGACAAGCCCGAGGACCTCGAGTGGTACACCTACGACCGCCACACCGAGCTCATGGGCGCGCTGCTGGAGCAGCTCGACCTGCACGACCTCACGATGGTCGTCCACGACTGGGGCGGTCCCATCGGGCTGCGCCTCGCGGTGCAGCACCCCGACCGCATCGCCCGCCTGGTCATCCTCGACACGGGGCTGTTCACCGGCGAGCAGCGCATGACCGACAACTGGCTGCGCTTCCGCGACTTCGTGCGGCGCACGGAGGACCTGCCGATCTCGTTCCTCGTCGACGGCGCCACCCTGCGCGCGCTGGGCGACGAGGAGAAGGCGGCCTACGACGCGCCGTTCGAGACGCCGGCGTCCAAGGCCGGCGCGCGGGCCTTCCCGCTCATCCTGCCCACCGACCCCTCGATGCCCGGCGCCGAGGCCGGCCGCCGCGTGCTGGACGCGATGCGCGCCGACACGCGCCCCAAGCTGGTGCTGTGGGCCGACCAGGACCCCGTGCTGCCGCTCGAGGGCGGCCGCGCGTTCGCCAAGGCCCTGGGCGCTCCCGAGCCCGAGGTCATCGCGGGCGCCGCGCACTTCCTGCAGGAGGACGCGGGCGCGGCGATCGGGCAGCGGATCGCCGCCTGGCTGGGCGACGCTCGCCCAGGGGGCGCGGGCGCCTAG
- a CDS encoding ATP-grasp domain-containing protein gives MLTGTGKRYDIVSAFAQHATLVACDPNPLAPAQYAATVRTSVPMIKDPQYVPALAELVERHDVGAIVPLTDLDIDVLAQARADGLLPALVPDPEIARRTYDKYACHELLGEHGLPSPPTVLAVEDVESWPVMVKPIHGSGARNIFVAHTPEQAAFFIDYIDEPVMLQRLMDGPEFSVDCLGDPDGHCLNAIPRTMLESRGGESIKGTVIADDELVDLGRRVMEAFGVRGPATIQAFRDRELGLGITDVNTRFGGAFPAPMYAALPGRTYPELIVRMAAGETIEPHVGDFTAGRTFTRYFWQLELDEDLQPTGRDIVSPPGPPAPR, from the coding sequence ATGCTGACCGGCACAGGCAAGCGCTATGACATCGTCTCGGCCTTCGCCCAGCACGCCACGCTCGTGGCGTGCGACCCCAACCCGCTGGCGCCCGCGCAGTACGCCGCGACCGTGCGCACGTCGGTGCCGATGATCAAGGACCCGCAGTACGTACCGGCGCTGGCCGAGCTCGTCGAGCGCCACGACGTCGGCGCGATCGTGCCGCTGACCGACCTGGACATCGACGTGCTCGCCCAGGCGCGCGCCGACGGGCTGCTGCCCGCGTTGGTGCCCGATCCGGAGATCGCGCGGCGCACCTACGACAAGTACGCCTGCCACGAGCTGCTCGGCGAGCACGGGCTGCCCTCGCCGCCCACGGTGCTGGCCGTCGAGGACGTGGAGTCCTGGCCCGTGATGGTCAAGCCGATCCACGGCTCGGGGGCGCGCAACATCTTCGTCGCCCACACGCCGGAGCAGGCCGCGTTCTTCATCGACTACATCGACGAGCCGGTCATGCTCCAGCGGCTCATGGACGGGCCGGAGTTCTCGGTGGACTGCCTGGGCGATCCCGACGGCCACTGCCTCAATGCGATCCCGCGGACCATGCTCGAGTCGCGCGGCGGCGAGTCCATCAAGGGCACGGTCATCGCCGACGACGAGCTCGTCGACCTCGGCCGGCGCGTCATGGAGGCCTTCGGCGTGCGCGGGCCGGCGACGATCCAGGCCTTCCGCGACCGCGAGCTCGGCCTGGGCATCACCGACGTCAACACCCGCTTCGGCGGCGCGTTCCCGGCGCCGATGTACGCGGCGCTGCCCGGTCGCACCTACCCCGAGCTCATCGTCCGGATGGCCGCGGGGGAGACGATCGAGCCCCACGTCGGAGACTTCACCGCGGGGCGGACGTTCACGCGCTACTTCTGGCAGCTCGAGCTCGACGAGGACCTGCAGCCCACCGGGCGCGACATCGTCAGCCCGCCCGGGCCGCCCGCGCCCCGCTGA
- a CDS encoding glycosyltransferase yields MRKAIFWTSAALLAWAQAGYGVALAALRRGPVASAYPVAPPEDDAALPSVALIVPAHAERDVIAARIANARALDYPRDRLEIVVACDGSTDGTVQAARAAGADVVLDLPRGGKVRAQDAAVARTDAEVVAFSDANALWKPGALRALVAPLADPRVGYVCGRVRFVNPEGGSNQEGVYWHYEMFLRERESALCSVTAGNGAINAVRRAAYVEVDPVMGHDLKLPFTLVRAGWRCVEQPLARATERMVPDVEGEAARKRRMMSHAWAIVLHGGLLDPRGWPPRYLVMMVSHRWLRYFGPFLHLAALATAPRALRRLQLAGIALALVPARVRPLLLARYYVLTQASIALGLADHLRHGTAAGWDPPEGTR; encoded by the coding sequence GTGAGGAAGGCGATCTTCTGGACCTCTGCGGCCCTGCTGGCCTGGGCGCAGGCGGGCTACGGCGTGGCCCTGGCGGCGCTGCGCCGTGGCCCGGTGGCCTCCGCCTACCCCGTCGCGCCGCCGGAGGACGACGCGGCGCTGCCGTCGGTCGCGCTCATCGTGCCCGCGCACGCCGAGCGCGACGTCATCGCCGCGCGGATCGCCAACGCCCGTGCGCTGGACTACCCCCGCGACCGGCTCGAGATCGTCGTGGCCTGCGACGGGTCGACGGACGGGACCGTGCAGGCCGCGCGCGCCGCGGGCGCCGACGTCGTTCTCGACCTGCCGCGCGGCGGCAAGGTCCGCGCCCAGGACGCAGCGGTGGCGCGCACCGATGCCGAGGTGGTGGCCTTCTCCGACGCCAACGCGCTGTGGAAGCCCGGCGCGCTGCGGGCGCTCGTCGCCCCGCTGGCCGATCCGCGCGTGGGCTACGTCTGCGGGCGCGTGAGGTTCGTCAACCCCGAGGGCGGCTCCAACCAGGAGGGCGTCTACTGGCACTACGAGATGTTCCTGCGCGAGCGCGAGAGCGCGCTGTGCTCGGTCACCGCCGGCAACGGGGCGATCAACGCGGTGCGCCGCGCGGCCTACGTCGAGGTCGACCCGGTGATGGGCCACGACCTCAAGCTGCCGTTCACGCTCGTGCGCGCCGGCTGGCGCTGCGTCGAACAGCCGCTGGCGCGGGCCACGGAGCGCATGGTCCCCGACGTCGAGGGCGAGGCCGCCCGCAAGCGGCGGATGATGAGCCACGCATGGGCGATCGTCCTGCACGGCGGCCTGCTGGACCCGCGCGGCTGGCCGCCGCGCTACCTGGTGATGATGGTCAGCCACCGCTGGCTGCGCTACTTCGGCCCGTTCCTGCACCTCGCCGCCCTGGCCACCGCGCCGCGCGCGCTGCGCCGGCTGCAGCTGGCCGGGATCGCCCTCGCGCTCGTGCCCGCCCGCGTGCGGCCGCTGCTGCTGGCCCGCTACTACGTGCTGACGCAGGCTTCGATCGCGCTCGGGCTGGCCGACCACCTGCGCCACGGGACCGCGGCGGGCTGGGACCCGCCCGAAGGCACACGCTGA
- a CDS encoding alpha/beta fold hydrolase: protein MATFLHAGHRLAYTVYGDGPRTVVLLHGLLLSQKMHKPLAHALAARGNRVITMDLLGHGESDRPRDMAKHSMIFYGEQVVALLDHLDVDEAVIGGASLGANTALEVAVAAPERVRGLVLEMPVLDHALLGCAIAFTPLMCWLTFGEPVMKGVSWITRRIPTGRLWGADVLLDTVRQAPSPSAAVLQGLFFGRVAPHAALRRGIAAPALVIGHELDPVHPFTDSDALAGELPGGRLVRARSVLELRTTPRRLTEEIAGFLDECWMPRGKGRARAPRAPRAAGAA, encoded by the coding sequence ATGGCGACCTTCCTGCACGCGGGCCACCGGCTGGCCTACACCGTCTACGGGGACGGGCCCCGCACCGTCGTCCTGCTGCACGGGCTGCTGCTGAGCCAGAAGATGCACAAGCCGCTGGCCCACGCCCTGGCCGCGCGGGGCAACCGCGTCATCACGATGGACCTCCTCGGCCACGGCGAGTCGGACCGCCCCCGGGACATGGCCAAGCACTCCATGATCTTCTACGGCGAGCAGGTCGTGGCCCTGCTGGACCACCTCGACGTCGACGAGGCGGTCATCGGGGGCGCGTCGCTGGGGGCCAACACGGCCCTGGAGGTCGCGGTCGCCGCGCCCGAGCGCGTGCGCGGCCTGGTGCTCGAGATGCCCGTCCTGGACCACGCGCTGCTGGGCTGCGCGATCGCCTTCACCCCGCTCATGTGCTGGCTCACGTTCGGCGAGCCCGTCATGAAGGGCGTCTCCTGGATCACCCGCCGGATCCCGACGGGCCGGCTCTGGGGCGCCGACGTGCTGCTGGACACCGTGCGCCAGGCCCCGAGCCCCAGCGCCGCGGTGCTGCAGGGCCTGTTCTTCGGCCGCGTCGCGCCCCACGCGGCGCTCCGGCGCGGGATCGCGGCGCCGGCGCTGGTCATCGGGCACGAGCTCGACCCGGTCCATCCGTTCACGGACTCCGACGCGCTGGCCGGCGAGCTGCCCGGCGGGCGGCTGGTGCGGGCCCGCTCGGTGCTCGAGCTGCGCACGACGCCCAGGCGCCTGACCGAGGAGATCGCCGGGTTCCTGGACGAGTGCTGGATGCCCCGGGGCAAGGGCCGCGCCCGCGCTCCGCGGGCCCCGCGCGCCGCCGGCGCCGCGTGA
- a CDS encoding transglycosylase SLT domain-containing protein: MAVAAVVVLLLAGRDQQAGPRHLAPGRGRTDTTADPLAYDSRRRAEFEARAAAGLSHVLYDKSPGGVPATARRVASLRPTIDDVARRAHQDPDTLEAIVFLESAGRPDVAASDDLSSAAGLTQILAQTATGLLGLKVDVAASEKLTRSIGRSTSLAHRRRLLAQRRRVDERFDPRKALEATTRYLEFAKGRLGRDDLAVESYHMGVGNLQNALKAYGEDGIPYTQLFFDSTPLRHAAAWRILAGLGDDSSTYLWRIGAAKAIMALYRRDPAALARQARLQAAPSAENVLRPPASTPRFGDDAALRSDALVALDPPVLAAARVRLSRALAAAPAGTRTLRPPALALLRYLGQGVAAIARTSPLVLSAATRSVAGEATSGEGGAGIEASPSLHTTGYAFDVSRAYRTPAQAQAFQFWLDRLTALDLIAWTRGPDSIHVAVGPRAGALVGPMLGATSG, translated from the coding sequence GTGGCGGTCGCCGCGGTCGTCGTCCTGCTGCTCGCGGGCCGCGACCAGCAGGCCGGGCCTCGGCACCTGGCGCCCGGCCGGGGCCGCACGGACACCACCGCCGACCCGCTGGCCTACGACAGCCGCCGGCGCGCGGAGTTCGAGGCGCGCGCCGCGGCCGGGCTGTCGCACGTCCTCTACGACAAGAGCCCCGGCGGGGTGCCCGCGACCGCGCGGCGCGTGGCTTCCCTGCGACCCACGATCGACGACGTCGCCCGGCGCGCCCACCAGGACCCGGACACGCTGGAGGCCATCGTCTTCCTCGAGAGCGCCGGCCGGCCCGACGTGGCCGCCTCCGACGACCTCAGCTCGGCCGCGGGCCTGACCCAGATCCTGGCCCAGACGGCCACGGGCCTGCTCGGCCTCAAGGTCGACGTCGCCGCCTCCGAGAAGCTCACGCGCAGCATCGGGCGCTCCACCAGCCTGGCGCACCGGCGGCGGCTGCTGGCCCAGCGCCGGCGCGTCGACGAGCGCTTCGACCCGCGCAAGGCGCTGGAGGCCACCACGCGCTACCTCGAGTTCGCCAAGGGCCGCCTGGGCCGCGACGACCTCGCCGTCGAGAGCTACCACATGGGCGTCGGCAACCTGCAGAACGCGCTGAAGGCCTACGGCGAGGACGGCATCCCCTACACCCAGCTCTTCTTCGACAGCACGCCCCTGCGCCACGCGGCGGCGTGGCGGATCCTCGCCGGCCTGGGCGACGACTCCTCGACGTACCTGTGGCGCATCGGCGCGGCCAAGGCGATCATGGCCCTGTACCGCCGCGACCCGGCGGCGCTGGCCCGCCAGGCGCGGCTGCAGGCCGCGCCGTCGGCCGAGAACGTGCTGCGCCCGCCGGCGTCGACGCCGCGCTTCGGCGACGACGCCGCCCTGCGCTCCGACGCGCTCGTCGCCCTGGACCCGCCGGTGCTGGCCGCCGCGCGGGTGCGGCTCTCCCGAGCCCTGGCGGCGGCGCCGGCCGGCACGCGCACGCTGCGCCCTCCGGCGCTGGCGCTGCTGCGCTACCTCGGCCAGGGCGTCGCCGCGATCGCGCGGACCTCGCCGCTCGTGCTCAGCGCCGCGACGCGCAGCGTGGCCGGCGAGGCGACGTCGGGCGAGGGCGGCGCGGGGATCGAGGCCTCGCCGTCGCTGCACACGACGGGCTACGCTTTCGACGTCAGCCGCGCCTACCGCACGCCCGCCCAGGCGCAGGCCTTCCAGTTCTGGCTCGACCGCCTCACGGCGCTGGACCTCATCGCCTGGACCCGCGGGCCCGACAGCATCCACGTCGCCGTCGGGCCGCGGGCGGGCGCGCTCGTCGGGCCGATGCTCGGCGCGACGAGCGGCTAG